The following coding sequences are from one Augochlora pura isolate Apur16 chromosome 6, APUR_v2.2.1, whole genome shotgun sequence window:
- the Mbd-r2 gene encoding PHD finger protein MBD-R2 isoform X1, translating into MKRRRITRSRGKGIPPVGAMRMARKCCVRSCEADVQEARAKGFPLHKFPKDIGLRSRWLASGGFDASFKPSPGQIVCHRHFKRADYEAAKGHKLLLRKGSVPSVFTDYDNHPDPAIMSVKSSTSYAQEDLDLINSEILNLEQSISPLLSEARTPKSDSCGETCSSRPESSADSFNMTDSAEVVDNGFKTLPMKTDIMSPIRQEINENLELEVNTMAAQLGIVESDVTIKNIQKDLIIKEELKNIKIDDDKTFDKPEELKTKVLSRDGLKFFPGAKLEAKDFNDKWYSAKVVETDWDEREVLIHFDKWSSRFDEWIPMDSSRLRVLQTQSNEQTWDLPSPETKMKDFSVGERILATWADGRKYPAKVNAVLGNDRYDVLFDDGYAKTVKSSKMTKIATTSTKQPVQSEDYIGSKQERRDKKRKHIVMELFHTHSRKRSKNEADKLVKKESPTINESGGDGLSESKIDLDGTLFGPCYDPGTDLLRGFDTNISKTKPYAKKSKKEMFKNDIDQEEDVGPEWVDGEPQGIESYIVDGNDGPRRSIIVADKRLPAGWQKHFTQRKAGTSAGKWDVLFLHKSSGKKFRSKNDIRAFMENQGQSDFDPEKFDFCIHRKKKNHGPKIKQEIVTEMPKKIKTLLPKTKAIPLADTLLIPSNTPVTTLVPTPTTPIADGAVFIGGLRVEMEDSAYKCPKQGCNKTFRKENLLQMHIKHYHPEYSKFLGSTPNVADLAYARTIGESIEDIIPRKSNNVLEKYNKLGKKKTGQDKPLYAMSPTATNSIQPTSPTISMPTVSEVEDEFDQIDQSNETQAEDVKVERMSPISSRSVDMDDETEKKREDMCAMSPGTLFDLKIREEKTPTGIKTLLPVRPTTSSEIQRIDRSKSLDEGIHIDKMKGQRKRQLSEYSSDVPNRSKRRHGIQEITDEYGDLDESAVDAEGPTTLMYRYSRRKSDSRSDENSQSSQLNDSHLEKADPLKGDVTKRDTNNDGEENEGVMMMINGEMIKVEQLRREEIINCTCGYMEEDGLMIQCDLCLCWQHGHCNAIEKEKDVPEKYICYICQNPYRQRPSKKYFQDQDWIKEGKLSSLSNRSKNQYVLNQRTAMLKRSYDLVAALLQIQQVLHSLRIKINVAEKKDHPKLYLWAKNWEKIEIQKPDMTPVPIIEITKGQKDSVDPVVDVTRRIEVKMETKFTLKEDPDEKSIASDSELMKILEEDNTLADESKMACKKEDSTSQNKSHILLDALTKNSSPEGKYNTSTTSDTKTVTGNKTCHIIWFIIINSIIKNCLYVDLLSNETAEDDISAPTIPTHEMQDNNEHDLPTPLQPFIPQPEAPIDPAECRMRLLEHIEHFQNHVDAKLTSIEAQVCALEAMDPEDVRGQNVQPRTKQTIQMLLRDLNTVRKLAALC; encoded by the exons ATGAAGCGGCGGCGTATAACGCGGTCGCGTGGTAAAGGAATACCGCCTGTGGGGGCGATGAGAATGGCGCGCAAATGTTGCGTGCGTAGCTGTGAAGCTGATGTGCAAGAAGCTCGTGCTAAAGGGTTTCCACTTCACAAATTCCCGAAGGATATTGGTCTGAGAAGCAGGTGGTTGGCCAGTGGTGGATTCGATGCGAGTTTTAAACCTTCGCCGGGTCAAATTGTCTGCCACAGACATTTTAAACGTGCTGATTACGAAGCCGCCAAGGGACACAAATTGCTTCTACGAAAAGGCAGTGTCCCATCAGTTTTTACAGATTATGATAATCATCCAG ATCCTGCAATTATGTCTGTAAAATCATCAACTTCTTATGCACAAGAGGATTTGGATCTCATTAATTCTGAGATATTAAATTTGGAACAATCTATTTCACCATTACTATCTGAAGCAAGGACACCAAAATCTGACAGTTGTGGAGAAACATGTTCATCTAGGCCAGAATCGTCAGCTGATTCTTTTAATATGACAGATTCAGCAGAAGTAGTTGATAATGGATTTAAAACGTTACCTATGAAAACTGATATTATGTCCCCTATAAGacaagaaattaatgagaATTTAGAACTGGAAGTAAATACTATGGCTGCGCAATTAGGTATTGTAGAATCAGATGTGACAATAAAGAATATTCAGAAAGACTTAATTATTAAGGAAGAGCTAAAAAACATTAAGATAGATGATGATAAAACATTTGATAAaccagaagaattaaaaacaaaagtatTAAGTCGGGATGGACTGAAATTTTTTCCTGGAGCCAAACTGGAAGCAAAggattttaatgataaatg GTATTCTGCTAAAGTTGTTGAAACTGATTGGGATGAAAGAGAAGTTTTAATACATTTCGACAAGTGGAGTTCAAGATTTGATGAATGGATACCTATGGATAGCTCTAGATTACGTGTGTTACAAACACAGTCAAA cgaACAAACTTGGGACCTGCCATCTCC ggaaacgaaaatgaaagaCTTTTCAGTTGGAGAAAGGATACTTGCTACGTGGGCTGACGGGAGAAAATATCCAGCGAAAGTAAATGCAGTGTTAGGAAATG ATAGATACGATGTACTCTTTGATGATGGATACGCGAAAACCGTTAAATCTTcgaaaatgacaaaaattgcTACAACATCCACAAag CAACCCGTTCAAAGCGAAGATTACATAGGTAGTAAACAAGAAAGGAGGGATAAGAAGCGAAAACATATAGTGATGGAGTTATTTCATACGCATTCTAGAAAGCGATCAAAAAATGAAGCagataaattagtaaaaaaagaaagtccTACAATAAATGAAAGTGGAGGAGATGGCTTATCCGAAAGTAAGATTGATTTAGATGGTACATTATTTGGACCTTGTTATGATCCTGGTACAGATTTATTACGAGGATTTGACACTAACATATCAAAAACAAAACCATATGCAAAGAAAAGCAAGAAAGAAATGTTCAAGAATGACATAGATCAAGAAGAAGATGTAGGACCTGAATGGGTAGATGGTGAACCACAAGGAATTGAATCATATATCGTAGATGGCAATGATG GACCTCGTCGTTCAATAATAGTTGCAGATAAAAGACTGCCAGCTGGTTGGCAGAAACATTTTACTCAAAGAAAAGCAGGTACATCTGCTGGAAAATGGGACGTCTTATTTCTTCACAAATCAAGTGGGAAGAAATTTAGATCGAAAAATGATATTAGAGCATTTATGGAAAATCAGGGGCAATCAGACTTTGATCCagagaaatttgatttttgtattcatcggaaaaagaaaaatcacggaccaaaaataaaacaagaaattgTTACAGAGATGCCAAAGAAAATTAAGACTTTATTACCTAAAACAAAAGCAATACCATTAGCTGACACATTACTTATACCTTCAAATACACCAGTTACAACTTTAGTGCCTACGCCAACAACACCTATTGCCGATGGTG CTGTTTTTATTGGGGGACTTCGTGTAGAAATGGAGGATAGCGCTTATAAATGTCCAAAACAAGGATGCAATAAAACctttagaaaagaaaatcttttgcaaatgcatataaaacattatcacccagaatattcaaaatttttggGATCAACTCCAAATGTTGCAGACTTAGCTTATGCAAGAACAATTGGAGAATCAATTGAAGATATTATACCTAGAAAATCAAATAACgtgttagaaaaatataataaattaggaaagaaaaaaactgGTCAAGATAAACCATTGTATGCAATGTCACCGACAGCAACAAATTCTATTCAACCAACGTCACCAACAATATCAATGCCAACAGTCTCCGAAGTAGAAGATGAATTTGACCAAATAGATCAGTCTAATGAAACACAAGCAGAGGATGTTAAAGTAGAAAGAATGTCTCCAATTTCTAGTCGCAGCGTAGATATGGACGATGAAACTGAGAAGAAACGAGAAGATATGTGTGCAATGTCACCGGGAACATTATTTGATCTGAAGATACGGGAAGAAAAAACACCAACTGGTATCAAAACTCTTCTTCCAGTGAGACCAACTACATCATCAGAAATACAAAGAATCGATAGATCGAAATCCTTAGACGAAGGTATTCACATTGACAAAATGAAGGGTCAAAGGAAACGACAATTATCGGAGTATAGTTCTGATGTTCCAAACAGGAGTAAAAGACGCCACG GTATTCAAGAAATTACGGATGAATACGGTGATTTAGACGAGAGTGCAGTAGATGCTGAAGGTCCGACTACACTTATGTATAGATATAGCCGCCGAAAATCAGATTCAAGAAGTGACGAGAATAGCCAAAGTA GTCAACTAAACGATTCTCATCTCGAAAAAGCTGATCCCCTGAAAGGGGATGTAACTAAAAGAGATACAAATAATGATGGTGaag aaaatgaagGCGTTATGATGATGATTAATGGTGAAATGATAAAAGTGGAACAACTTCgaagagaagaaataataaattgtacatgTGGATACATGGAAGAAGATGGTTTAATGATACAATGCGATCTTTGTTTATGCTGGCAACACGGACATTGCAATGCGATCGAAAAGGAGAAGGATGTTCctgaaaaatacatttgttatatttgtCAGAATCCCTATCGTCAACGACCATCGAAAAAGTATTTCCAGGATCAAGATTGGATAAAAGAGGGCAAATTGTCATCATTATCTAATCGGTCGAAGAATCAGTATGTACTTAATCAAAGGACAGCTATGTTGAAACGTTCTTATGATCTAGTTGCAGCTCTTTTGCAAATACAGCAAGTGTTGCACAGTTTAAGAATAAAGATTAATGTAGCTGA aaagaaaGATCATCCAAAGTTATATCTATGGGCTAAAAATTGGGAAAAGATCGAAATACAAAAACCAGATATGACGCCTGTAccaattatagaaattaccAAAGGACAGAAGGATTCTGTAGATCCTGTAGTTGATGTGACACGTCGAATTGAAGTTAAAATGGAAACTAAATTTACTTTGAAAGAAGATCCTGATGAAAAATCAATAGCTTCAGATTCGGAGTTGATGAAAATTTTAGAAGAAGATAATACACTTGCAGACGAGTCTAAAATGGCTTGTAAGAAAGAAGATTCAACGAGTCAAAATAAAAGTCACATTCTTCTTGATGCACTTACAAAAAACTCCAGTCCAGAAGGAAAATATAACACTTCTACAACATCAGATACAAAAACAGTTACAGGTAATAAAACTTGTCATATAATATggtttattatcattaatagtattattaaaaattgtctatacgTAGATCTGTTATCAAATGAAACAGCTGAAGATGATATATCTGCACCAACAATACCAACACACGAGATGCAGGATAATAACGAACACGATTTACCAACACCATTACAACCTTTTATACCACAACCGGAAGCGCCAATAGATCCAGCAGAATGTCGAATGCGGTTATTGGAACatattgaacattttcaaaacCATGTAGATGCTAAATTAACATCTATCGAAGCACAAGTTTGCG CTTTGGAAGCTATGGATCCAGAAGATGTACGTGGTCAAAACGTTCAACCTCGAACTAAACAAACAATCCAAATGCTACTCCGAGATTTGAATACAGTACGAAAGTTAGCAGCTTTATGTTAG
- the Mbd-r2 gene encoding PHD finger protein MBD-R2 isoform X2 produces the protein MKRRRITRSRGKGIPPVGAMRMARKCCVRSCEADVQEARAKGFPLHKFPKDIGLRSRWLASGGFDASFKPSPGQIVCHRHFKRADYEAAKGHKLLLRKGSVPSVFTDYDNHPDPAIMSVKSSTSYAQEDLDLINSEILNLEQSISPLLSEARTPKSDSCGETCSSRPESSADSFNMTDSAEVVDNGFKTLPMKTDIMSPIRQEINENLELEVNTMAAQLGIVESDVTIKNIQKDLIIKEELKNIKIDDDKTFDKPEELKTKVLSRDGLKFFPGAKLEAKDFNDKWYSAKVVETDWDEREVLIHFDKWSSRFDEWIPMDSSRLRVLQTQSNEQTWDLPSPETKMKDFSVGERILATWADGRKYPAKVNAVLGNDRYDVLFDDGYAKTVKSSKMTKIATTSTKQPVQSEDYIGSKQERRDKKRKHIVMELFHTHSRKRSKNEADKLVKKESPTINESGGDGLSESKIDLDGTLFGPCYDPGTDLLRGFDTNISKTKPYAKKSKKEMFKNDIDQEEDVGPEWVDGEPQGIESYIVDGNDGPRRSIIVADKRLPAGWQKHFTQRKAGTSAGKWDVLFLHKSSGKKFRSKNDIRAFMENQGQSDFDPEKFDFCIHRKKKNHGPKIKQEIVTEMPKKIKTLLPKTKAIPLADTLLIPSNTPVTTLVPTPTTPIADGAVFIGGLRVEMEDSAYKCPKQGCNKTFRKENLLQMHIKHYHPEYSKFLGSTPNVADLAYARTIGESIEDIIPRKSNNVLEKYNKLGKKKTGQDKPLYAMSPTATNSIQPTSPTISMPTVSEVEDEFDQIDQSNETQAEDVKVERMSPISSRSVDMDDETEKKREDMCAMSPGTLFDLKIREEKTPTGIKTLLPVRPTTSSEIQRIDRSKSLDEGIHIDKMKGQRKRQLSEYSSDVPNRSKRRHGIQEITDEYGDLDESAVDAEGPTTLMYRYSRRKSDSRSDENSQSSQLNDSHLEKADPLKGDVTKRDTNNDGEENEGVMMMINGEMIKVEQLRREEIINCTCGYMEEDGLMIQCDLCLCWQHGHCNAIEKEKDVPEKYICYICQNPYRQRPSKKYFQDQDWIKEGKLSSLSNRSKNQYVLNQRTAMLKRSYDLVAALLQIQQVLHSLRIKINVAEKKDHPKLYLWAKNWEKIEIQKPDMTPVPIIEITKGQKDSVDPVVDVTRRIEVKMETKFTLKEDPDEKSIASDSELMKILEEDNTLADESKMACKKEDSTSQNKSHILLDALTKNSSPEGKYNTSTTSDTKTVTDLLSNETAEDDISAPTIPTHEMQDNNEHDLPTPLQPFIPQPEAPIDPAECRMRLLEHIEHFQNHVDAKLTSIEAQVCALEAMDPEDVRGQNVQPRTKQTIQMLLRDLNTVRKLAALC, from the exons ATGAAGCGGCGGCGTATAACGCGGTCGCGTGGTAAAGGAATACCGCCTGTGGGGGCGATGAGAATGGCGCGCAAATGTTGCGTGCGTAGCTGTGAAGCTGATGTGCAAGAAGCTCGTGCTAAAGGGTTTCCACTTCACAAATTCCCGAAGGATATTGGTCTGAGAAGCAGGTGGTTGGCCAGTGGTGGATTCGATGCGAGTTTTAAACCTTCGCCGGGTCAAATTGTCTGCCACAGACATTTTAAACGTGCTGATTACGAAGCCGCCAAGGGACACAAATTGCTTCTACGAAAAGGCAGTGTCCCATCAGTTTTTACAGATTATGATAATCATCCAG ATCCTGCAATTATGTCTGTAAAATCATCAACTTCTTATGCACAAGAGGATTTGGATCTCATTAATTCTGAGATATTAAATTTGGAACAATCTATTTCACCATTACTATCTGAAGCAAGGACACCAAAATCTGACAGTTGTGGAGAAACATGTTCATCTAGGCCAGAATCGTCAGCTGATTCTTTTAATATGACAGATTCAGCAGAAGTAGTTGATAATGGATTTAAAACGTTACCTATGAAAACTGATATTATGTCCCCTATAAGacaagaaattaatgagaATTTAGAACTGGAAGTAAATACTATGGCTGCGCAATTAGGTATTGTAGAATCAGATGTGACAATAAAGAATATTCAGAAAGACTTAATTATTAAGGAAGAGCTAAAAAACATTAAGATAGATGATGATAAAACATTTGATAAaccagaagaattaaaaacaaaagtatTAAGTCGGGATGGACTGAAATTTTTTCCTGGAGCCAAACTGGAAGCAAAggattttaatgataaatg GTATTCTGCTAAAGTTGTTGAAACTGATTGGGATGAAAGAGAAGTTTTAATACATTTCGACAAGTGGAGTTCAAGATTTGATGAATGGATACCTATGGATAGCTCTAGATTACGTGTGTTACAAACACAGTCAAA cgaACAAACTTGGGACCTGCCATCTCC ggaaacgaaaatgaaagaCTTTTCAGTTGGAGAAAGGATACTTGCTACGTGGGCTGACGGGAGAAAATATCCAGCGAAAGTAAATGCAGTGTTAGGAAATG ATAGATACGATGTACTCTTTGATGATGGATACGCGAAAACCGTTAAATCTTcgaaaatgacaaaaattgcTACAACATCCACAAag CAACCCGTTCAAAGCGAAGATTACATAGGTAGTAAACAAGAAAGGAGGGATAAGAAGCGAAAACATATAGTGATGGAGTTATTTCATACGCATTCTAGAAAGCGATCAAAAAATGAAGCagataaattagtaaaaaaagaaagtccTACAATAAATGAAAGTGGAGGAGATGGCTTATCCGAAAGTAAGATTGATTTAGATGGTACATTATTTGGACCTTGTTATGATCCTGGTACAGATTTATTACGAGGATTTGACACTAACATATCAAAAACAAAACCATATGCAAAGAAAAGCAAGAAAGAAATGTTCAAGAATGACATAGATCAAGAAGAAGATGTAGGACCTGAATGGGTAGATGGTGAACCACAAGGAATTGAATCATATATCGTAGATGGCAATGATG GACCTCGTCGTTCAATAATAGTTGCAGATAAAAGACTGCCAGCTGGTTGGCAGAAACATTTTACTCAAAGAAAAGCAGGTACATCTGCTGGAAAATGGGACGTCTTATTTCTTCACAAATCAAGTGGGAAGAAATTTAGATCGAAAAATGATATTAGAGCATTTATGGAAAATCAGGGGCAATCAGACTTTGATCCagagaaatttgatttttgtattcatcggaaaaagaaaaatcacggaccaaaaataaaacaagaaattgTTACAGAGATGCCAAAGAAAATTAAGACTTTATTACCTAAAACAAAAGCAATACCATTAGCTGACACATTACTTATACCTTCAAATACACCAGTTACAACTTTAGTGCCTACGCCAACAACACCTATTGCCGATGGTG CTGTTTTTATTGGGGGACTTCGTGTAGAAATGGAGGATAGCGCTTATAAATGTCCAAAACAAGGATGCAATAAAACctttagaaaagaaaatcttttgcaaatgcatataaaacattatcacccagaatattcaaaatttttggGATCAACTCCAAATGTTGCAGACTTAGCTTATGCAAGAACAATTGGAGAATCAATTGAAGATATTATACCTAGAAAATCAAATAACgtgttagaaaaatataataaattaggaaagaaaaaaactgGTCAAGATAAACCATTGTATGCAATGTCACCGACAGCAACAAATTCTATTCAACCAACGTCACCAACAATATCAATGCCAACAGTCTCCGAAGTAGAAGATGAATTTGACCAAATAGATCAGTCTAATGAAACACAAGCAGAGGATGTTAAAGTAGAAAGAATGTCTCCAATTTCTAGTCGCAGCGTAGATATGGACGATGAAACTGAGAAGAAACGAGAAGATATGTGTGCAATGTCACCGGGAACATTATTTGATCTGAAGATACGGGAAGAAAAAACACCAACTGGTATCAAAACTCTTCTTCCAGTGAGACCAACTACATCATCAGAAATACAAAGAATCGATAGATCGAAATCCTTAGACGAAGGTATTCACATTGACAAAATGAAGGGTCAAAGGAAACGACAATTATCGGAGTATAGTTCTGATGTTCCAAACAGGAGTAAAAGACGCCACG GTATTCAAGAAATTACGGATGAATACGGTGATTTAGACGAGAGTGCAGTAGATGCTGAAGGTCCGACTACACTTATGTATAGATATAGCCGCCGAAAATCAGATTCAAGAAGTGACGAGAATAGCCAAAGTA GTCAACTAAACGATTCTCATCTCGAAAAAGCTGATCCCCTGAAAGGGGATGTAACTAAAAGAGATACAAATAATGATGGTGaag aaaatgaagGCGTTATGATGATGATTAATGGTGAAATGATAAAAGTGGAACAACTTCgaagagaagaaataataaattgtacatgTGGATACATGGAAGAAGATGGTTTAATGATACAATGCGATCTTTGTTTATGCTGGCAACACGGACATTGCAATGCGATCGAAAAGGAGAAGGATGTTCctgaaaaatacatttgttatatttgtCAGAATCCCTATCGTCAACGACCATCGAAAAAGTATTTCCAGGATCAAGATTGGATAAAAGAGGGCAAATTGTCATCATTATCTAATCGGTCGAAGAATCAGTATGTACTTAATCAAAGGACAGCTATGTTGAAACGTTCTTATGATCTAGTTGCAGCTCTTTTGCAAATACAGCAAGTGTTGCACAGTTTAAGAATAAAGATTAATGTAGCTGA aaagaaaGATCATCCAAAGTTATATCTATGGGCTAAAAATTGGGAAAAGATCGAAATACAAAAACCAGATATGACGCCTGTAccaattatagaaattaccAAAGGACAGAAGGATTCTGTAGATCCTGTAGTTGATGTGACACGTCGAATTGAAGTTAAAATGGAAACTAAATTTACTTTGAAAGAAGATCCTGATGAAAAATCAATAGCTTCAGATTCGGAGTTGATGAAAATTTTAGAAGAAGATAATACACTTGCAGACGAGTCTAAAATGGCTTGTAAGAAAGAAGATTCAACGAGTCAAAATAAAAGTCACATTCTTCTTGATGCACTTACAAAAAACTCCAGTCCAGAAGGAAAATATAACACTTCTACAACATCAGATACAAAAACAGTTACAG ATCTGTTATCAAATGAAACAGCTGAAGATGATATATCTGCACCAACAATACCAACACACGAGATGCAGGATAATAACGAACACGATTTACCAACACCATTACAACCTTTTATACCACAACCGGAAGCGCCAATAGATCCAGCAGAATGTCGAATGCGGTTATTGGAACatattgaacattttcaaaacCATGTAGATGCTAAATTAACATCTATCGAAGCACAAGTTTGCG CTTTGGAAGCTATGGATCCAGAAGATGTACGTGGTCAAAACGTTCAACCTCGAACTAAACAAACAATCCAAATGCTACTCCGAGATTTGAATACAGTACGAAAGTTAGCAGCTTTATGTTAG